A single genomic interval of Peribacillus sp. FSL H8-0477 harbors:
- a CDS encoding pseudouridine synthase, with product MRIDKLLANIGYGTRKEVKKMLKTGAVLVNEHAVKDAKAHVNPIQDRVTVHGELVEYKEFIYLMMNKPPGVISATEDNFQETVIDLLSPEHAAYEPFPVGRLDKDTEGLLLITNDGKLTHKLLSPKKHVPKIYFAVIEGMVTEEDIEAFRNGVTFDDGYLTKPAVLQILKSGETSEIEISIMEGKFHQVKRMFEAVGKRVTYLKRVSMGSLELDESLELGTYRELTLDELEGLQNSPAGLSEETNE from the coding sequence ATGAGGATAGATAAGCTGCTTGCTAATATAGGCTATGGAACCCGTAAAGAAGTGAAGAAAATGTTAAAGACAGGTGCAGTATTGGTAAATGAGCATGCAGTTAAAGATGCAAAAGCGCATGTCAATCCGATTCAAGACCGCGTCACGGTACACGGTGAGTTAGTTGAGTATAAGGAATTCATCTATTTAATGATGAATAAGCCGCCTGGAGTAATTTCGGCGACAGAAGACAATTTTCAAGAAACGGTTATTGATCTTCTAAGTCCTGAGCATGCTGCCTATGAGCCCTTCCCCGTTGGAAGACTTGATAAGGATACAGAGGGCTTGCTCCTAATTACAAATGATGGGAAGCTGACGCATAAACTCCTTTCGCCAAAAAAACACGTACCAAAAATTTACTTCGCAGTCATTGAGGGAATGGTGACGGAAGAAGACATTGAGGCATTTCGTAACGGAGTCACGTTTGACGATGGTTATCTAACAAAGCCGGCTGTGCTGCAAATTCTAAAATCAGGAGAAACTTCTGAAATTGAAATCTCCATTATGGAAGGCAAGTTTCACCAAGTGAAGCGGATGTTCGAGGCAGTTGGGAAACGAGTAACCTATCTTAAACGAGTTTCAATGGGAAGTTTGGAACTCGATGAGAGTCTTGAACTTGGTACCTATCGGGAATTGACTTTGGATGAACTTGAGGGACTGCAAAACAGCCCTGCAGGGTTAAGTGAAGAAACAAATGAATAA
- a CDS encoding helix-turn-helix domain-containing protein, protein MAKYSDEFKLMIVREYLNGPLGFKLLVRKYEIKSPTQLRNWVNIYKNQGAVGLSRKKTNEFYSVQFKLDVLSFMKRTGASYTETALHFGLTNPPLIASWKGKLLESGVEGLLKPKGRPAMSDKAKNNQRRKQPVKEMTVEQKLKRENELLRLENEYLKKLRAFQMDPDGYLEKHKQRYHTNSKKNSD, encoded by the coding sequence ATGGCTAAATATAGCGATGAGTTTAAGTTGATGATTGTGAGAGAGTATCTTAATGGTCCACTTGGCTTCAAACTACTTGTTCGTAAATACGAGATAAAATCACCTACGCAATTAAGAAATTGGGTAAATATATACAAGAACCAAGGCGCAGTTGGACTTTCTAGAAAGAAAACCAATGAATTTTACTCTGTTCAATTCAAGCTTGATGTACTAAGCTTTATGAAAAGGACAGGCGCTTCTTACACTGAAACGGCTCTTCACTTCGGGTTAACCAATCCACCTTTGATTGCTTCGTGGAAAGGAAAACTCCTTGAGAGTGGTGTGGAAGGCCTACTTAAACCGAAAGGACGGCCAGCCATGTCAGACAAAGCGAAGAACAATCAAAGAAGAAAACAGCCTGTAAAAGAGATGACCGTTGAACAGAAACTCAAAAGGGAAAATGAACTTCTGCGTTTGGAGAACGAGTACCTAAAAAAGTTGCGCGCTTTTCAGATGGATCCGGACGGTTATCTCGAAAAGCACAAGCAGCGCTATCATACGAACTCAAAGAAGAATTCCGACTGA